The DNA sequence TGTTGCCAGAACCTTCTGGGTTTTTAAAAGTTGTTCGAGTTCATCTGCTGTGGTATTTCCTATCGCAACAGCTGGTATTTTATCGATTTTATCTTCATAGCGCATAGCTCCGGTGTGAGGAATGTCGTCAAATGCTGATGAAAGTGAACGGATGATGGCAAATTTACCTCCTTTTTTAGCTGTTAAAGCTGCGGCTGTTACTCTATATTTAGCAGCATCTCCATATCCTCTGAAGGTCTCAATAAAAGACTGACTAAAAGGATAGTTAAAGAATACAATTTTACCTTTTACTTTTTCTGCCGGAAGCTTATCATATTCTTCCATTGATTTAACCATGATGACCTCGCCGGAAACATCTTTTCCGCCCGTGCCTTCAGAATTTCCTAAAGAAAGCATTTTTAAGGTCTTCCATCTTCCGCTGTTTGCTGTGATCTTTAAAGATTCTTTTCCTCTTTCCCAAACCGGGATCATCACTTCCTGAAGCCATACCTTGTCAGCTCCTGCATCACGAAGCTTTTGTGCTGCCCACTGAACAGCCTTTTCATAGGCTGGAGAGCCACTTAAACGGTGACCAATATTTTTTGTTAAATCTCTAAGGTCAGTATATCCTTTTCCATTGTTAAGGATTTCTTTAGAAATTGTACTGAACTGTATTGAATCCTCTTTTACCTGACCAAACAAGGCCATACTTAAAAGTAATAAAGAAGTAGTTGCTATTTTTTTCATGTTTACCAGTTTTTATCAATCATATAAATAAGTTGTGTCATTACAGCAGAGCCTAAAAGAAGCTCTCTGCGATTTACTTTTTCAAAGGTATCTTCTTCAGTGTGGTGAATGTCAAAATATCTTTGCGGATCCGGAACCAATTCAGCGGCGGGAACCCCCATCTCATGAAGTGGAGCAATATCTGATCCTGAATATTTGCCATCGAAATTATAAACGCCATACGGAATGAACAGGTTCACCCAGCTTTGAATTTCTTTTCTTTTAGTATCATCCATTTCAAGGGAGATCCCTCTCGGAGAAAAGCCTCCTGCGTCCGATTCTATAGCAAAAAGGTGTTTTTCATTCGTGTCTTTTGCTGTTTTCCCATATTGCTTTCCTCCTTTAGTTCCATTTTCTTCATTGGCAAAACAAACAGCTCTAATAGTATGGTTGTTTTTAATTCCTAACTTTTTAAAAGTTCTTAAAACTTCGATACTCTGAACAATTCCTGCTCCATCATCATGAGCGCCTTCACCAACATCCCAGGAATCTAAGTGCCCTCCTACAACAATTACACTCTGATCTTTGTTACCGGTTATCTCTCCGATAACAGAGTGGGAGAGTTTTTCACCTTTCATTCCACAATGAGAATTCAGGGTTGCTGTTACTTTCTGGGTTTTTAAAAGCTGTTCCAGATCATCAGCCGTCGTATTTCCTATACAAACCGCAGGAACCTGGGTAACGTTGTCCTCATATTTCATTCCTCCGGTATGTGGAACGTCATCCAGTGCAGATGATAGTGAACGGATGATTGCAAATTTGCCGCCTTTTTTTGCTGCAAGTGAAGCCGCTGAACGTCTGTAAGCACCTGCTTCCCTGTAGGCAATAAAAGTCTGTACATAGCTCTGATCAAAAGGGTGGTTGAAGAAAACGATTTTATTCTTTACTTTTTCCGCCGGTAGACGGTCATATTCTTCCAGTGATTTTACCATAATGATCTCTCCCGTAACATCTTTTCCGTTTGTTCCTTCCGAGTTTCCCAGGGAGAGCATTTTCAGGTTCTTTGTTTTACCGGTAATGGTTTTGATCATTAAAGATTCTTTTCCTCTTTCCCAGACAGGAATCATTACTTCCTGGAGCCATACTTTGTCAGCCCCGGCATCACGAAGTTCTTTTGCTGCCCACTGTACTGATTTTTCATAGGCTTCCGAACCACTTAAGCGTTTTCCTATGTTTTTGGTTAAATCTCTGAGCTCTTCATATCCTTTTCCATTATTCAGAATTTCTGTTGAAATCCTATTGAACTGTATTGAATCTTCTTTGGATTGTCCAGATAAAATAATACTAAAAAGGAATAATGAAGTACCTATTATTTTTTTCATATTACCAATTTTTATCGATCATGAAGATCATTTGTGTCATGGCTATCGCACCGAGTAAAAGTTCTCTTTTATTCACTTTATCAAAAGTATCTTCTGTGGAGTGGTGGTAGTCAAAATATCGTTGAGTATCTACAACTAACTCCGCTAATGGAATGTCTAATTTTTTCAAAGGAGAAATATCCTGGATCGCATAGGTTTGATCAAAATCATAGACTCCGTAAGGAAGGAAATAATTTTTCCATTCGAATATCAGCCGTCGACGCTGAGGAGCCATATCCAGGGAGAATCCTCTCGGAGAATAGCCACCGGAGTCAGTGCCTAAAGCGAAAATGTGTTTCTCGTCCTTCTTTTTGACATACGCTGCATAACCTTCACGTCCCTGGCCACCATTCTCGCTATTAGCATATAAAACTACTCTTATCGTATGGTTATTATTAATATCTAATGCTTTAATTGCTCTTAATACTTCAAGACATTGTACAACTCCGGTACCGTCATCGTGAGCTCCTTCTGCAAAATCCCATGAATCCAGTTGTGCCCCAAGAACAATTACTTTAGCATCTTTCTTTCCGGGAATTTCTCCAATCACATTGTGGTTGATGGCTTCTCCCTTAGATTCGGCTGACATATTGAGCCTAGCTTTAACACTTTGCTTTTTCAAAAGCTTTTCCAGTTCATTTGCTGATTTTACCCCTATTGTTATTGCCGGAATTTTTGCTTTATCATCAGGCTCGTAATAGATCATTTTAGCATGCGGAATGTCATCAGAAGCGGTTGTCATGGATCTTATAATTAAACCTTTTGCTCCCTTTTTACCAATAACAGATGCGGAAAGTAATTTAGATTTCGCTGTAATTAAATAGGAATCTACAGTATTGATAATTTTTTGATCAATGGGTGAGTTCACAAAAATGATCTTATCTTTTACCTGAGAGGATGTAAGGGTATTAAGCTCCGGAATATCTTTTACCAATAAGATATCTGCAGTCATATCCTTTCCACCGGTGCCTTCTGAATTTCCAAAAGATAACATTCTAATATTTTTCCATTCTCCGTTACCTGTTTTTATCTGTAAGGATTCCCGTCCTCTTACCCAGACCGGCACTTTTACTTCCTGTTTCCAAATATTTTCAGCCCCGGCTTCCTTCAGTTTTTTTTCAGCCCATTCCGTCGCTTTAGCATATCCGGCTGTAGCACTGAAACGTGATCCTATGCCTTTGGTTAATTCTTCTAAGTTTTCGTATGCAGTACCATTTGTTAAAATTTCATCAGAAATCTCCTTAAATTCATCGTGGTAGTTGAATTTTGCTGTGGTTAATTTTTTCTGGGGCTTTTTTTGAGTTTTTTTTTGAGAAAATAAAAATCCACTCAAAAAGAGTGGAAGTATGATAATGAATATTTTTTTCATTTTTTTAGTTACCTTTTCTTTTCCGTCTATAAAAGTAGGAAAAAAATAGAAATAATTTAAGGTTTCATATCGTACATTAAAAGCGCTGTAACCAATTTCGGTTCGATAAATGTACATTTTGGAGGCATGCTCAGTTTGAGGTCTGAAATTTTAATCATATCATTAAAACTTACAGGATAAATCCCGAAACCTACTCGTCCTTCACCGCTGTCGATCTTCTCTTTTAAAATGTTGATTCCTTCAAGATTCGAAGTCCCTTTTATATATGAAATTTTATCTGAACTGTCCGGATCTTCAATGTTTAAGATATCCTTGAAGATATATTTATCCAATAAATGGTGGTCAAGATTGTCCAATGACATTTCCTGAGAACGAAGATCATGTTTTACGTGTAATGAATAGAACTTACCATCCAGATACATTGAAATATGGAATTTCTGAGAAGGATAGTAAGCGGTTTCATCTTTTTCATGAATTAGAAAATAATGCTCAAGCTTCTTCAGAAAATCTGCTGTAGATAGATCATTAATATCAGTTACAACTCTGTTGTAATCATGAATTTTAATGGATTGGTTAGAAACGATAAAGCTGAATACAAAATTATACGCTTCAGTTCCGTTATGCCTTTTATTTTTGTCTTTTTGATGTTTAGCATTCAATGCTGTAGATCCGATCCTGTGGTGACCGTCAGCAATGTAGAAAGAGTCGATCTGTTCGATCACTTCTTTAAACTGCTGTAATTTCAAACGGTTATCGATTCTCCATATTTTATGCCTTATTCCTTTAGAATCTGTATGGTTAAAGATCGGGACATTTTTTTCTTCATGATTCATCAGAAGTTCAACCTTGGAATTGGCAGGATACGTAAGAAGTACGGGTTCAGCCTGTAAATTCACTTTTTCAAGATAATGAGCCAGCTTTTCCTTTTTCTGAGGAATAGTACTTTCGTGTCTCTTGATTTTTCCATTCCAGAAATCCTCCAGACTCGTTAAACCTAGCAGCCCCCTAAAAACCTGTTTGTTGGGATAGATCTGTTCATAAAGATAATATGCTGAACTGTCCTGGACGAGTTTTTTTTCGTCCATAAGTTCTTCAAATGTTGATCGGATCTTTCTTAGATTTCGGTCAATATCTTTAGATTTACTTACAACATAAGGTTTTATCATATTGATGTAAGTATTCTCAACCTGAGCTTTTTCTGCAATTTCCTCTTGCGTGAAATTGTCTAGTGGATGGGTTGGAAAAGTCTGCTCAAGATCTTTATGAGGTCTAATTCCGCGAAATGGTTTAAAAACAGGCATATTTATTTTATAGTTTCTTTTTGTAGCTTAATAATTTGTTCAGCAAGTTCAACTCCGATTTTTTCCTGAGCGTCTACTGTGTTTCCTCCTATATGAGGAGAAAGCGACAGTGATGGATTCATCAATAGGATCAGTTCAGGGCTGGGTTCATTTTCAAAAACATCCAATGCAGCACCTGCCACTTTACCCGATTCAATAAAATCAAGTAATGAAACTTCATTGATCACACCACCTCTTGCAGTATTTACGATATAAACACCATCTTTCATTTTTTCAAATTGATCGGTGTCTATAATATATTCATTAGTTTTTGGAGTATTGATACTTATAAAATCAGTATCTTTATAGAAAGAATCAGCATCATTAGTAGACGTAATTTCAAAGTTCAGGGTTTGTCCATCAAAAAATGATAAAGAAAGAACTTTGGTTTTAGGTTTTCTTGTTAATACTTTTACCTTCATTCCCAATGCAATTCCCATCTTTACAACTTCCTGCCCGATACTTCCAAAACCGATTACTCCTAACGTCTTTCCTGAAAGTTCATATGCATTACTGAATGATTTTTTCATTGCATCAAAATGAGTATCTCCCTCCAAAGGCATAAGGCGGTTGGACTCATGCAGAAACCTTGCGAGAGAAAAGAAGTGAGCAAATACCAATTCAGCAACCGATTTTGAGGATGCTGTAGGAGTATTGATTACCTGTATTCCTTTGCTTTTGGCATATTCTACATCGATATTATCCATTCCTATACCTCCTCTTCCTATGATCTTAAGACCAGGGCAGGCATCTATAAGATCCTGTTTTACTTTAGTGGCACTTCTTACCAAAAGAACATCAACATTATTTTCATTAATAAAATTGATAACATGATCCTGAGCAACCCTGTTGTTCAGAATTTCAATTCCTGCTTCTTTTAAAGCGAGTTCTCCTGCTTTGGAAATTCCATCATTAGCTAAAACTTTCATACTTTCTTTTAATTTAATAATTTAAAGATTGAAAAATTTAAATATTAAAATTGGCTTGCAAATTAATAAAATTATATTTAGCATAACAATTCATCAATTCTTCAATTTTTTAATCCTTCAATTACTTGATCGATTTCATTACATCCACTAACACCTGAACACTTTCAATAGGTAAAGCATTGTATAAACTTGCTCTGTATCCGCCAAGGCTTCTGTGTCCGTTTAGCCCGTTGATGCCTGCAGCTTTCCAGGCATTATCGAAAGCTTCTTTTTTACTTTCATCCAGTAATTTAAAAGAAACATTCATTAATGAGCGGTCCTCCTTTACACAGAACGTTTCAAATAATGGATTGTTATCAATTTCGTCATAAAGAAGTTTTGCTTTTGCTTCATTTCTTTGTTCAGCAGCAGCAATTCCACCGTTCTTTTCAAGATATTGAAGCGTTAGTAAAGATGCATAGACAGGGAAAACCGGTGGTGTATTATACATTGATTCTTTATTGATATGCTGTTCATAATCAAAATAAGAAGGCATATTTTCTCTTCCTGTTTTTCCAAGAATATCTTTTTTTACAACAACCAAAGTAACCCCTGCAGGTCCCATATTCTTCTGAGCTCCAGCGTAGATCAGATCAAATTTACTGAAATCAAGCTGTCTTGAAAAAATATCTGAACTCATATCACACACCATCAAAGTATCTACCTCAGGAAATGATTTCATCTGGGTTCCATAAATAGTATTGTTTGAAGTGCAATGGAAATAATCATAATCCGAAGAAACTGTATAGTCTTTTGGAATGAAAGAATAATTTTCATCTTTTGAAGACCCTAAAACATCTACGGTTCCTACTTTTTTAGCTTCTTTTATGGCTCCGGCAGCCCAAGTTCCCGTATCTAAATAAGCCGCTTTTCCTCCTACTTTCATCAAGTTGTAAGGAACCATAGCAAATTGTAAGCTCGCACCACCTCCTAAATATAATACTTCATAATCATCACCAAGGTTCATTAATCTTTTTACAATGGCACGTGCCTCGTCCATCACCGCAACGAAATCTTTGCTTCTGTGAGAAATCTCAAGGATCGATAATCCGATACCATTGAAATCAAGAATAGCTTCTGCTGATTTTTGGAATACCTCTTCCGGTAAGATACATGGCCCTGCGCTGAAATTGTGCTTTTTGCTCATATTTTTATTTTTTGGTTGTTACAGGTACTTGAGAACCTGTGGTTTCACTTTATATTTTTAATAGATTTCTTCCAATTATAATTAAAATGCCGTCTCATAATTGATGAGACGGCATTTTTTATTCACCGTGTAAGAACGCTTTTTTATTTAGTAGAGCTTCTTCAGATTCTACATGATCCTCATCCGGAACACAGCAGTCTACCGGGCAAACTGCAGCACATTGTGGTTCTTCATGGAATCCTTTACACTCTGTACATTTATCAGTAACAATAAAATAAACATCATCGCTTACAGGTTCCTGTGGTGCATCTGCATCTACTGTTAATCCTGATGGCAACGTTACTGTACCATTTAATTCGGTACCCTCTGAAGCTTTCCAATCTACGGCTCCTTCATATATTGCAGTATTTGGGCACTCTGGTTCGCAGGCTCCACAATTAATGCATTCATCAGTTATTTTAATAGCCATCGCTAATTTTTTTTAAATTTGCACAAAATTACAAAATATTCCCCAATTTTACAGTAATTATGAATATTGAAAATCAAGTTTTAGGACTTATTAAACTAAGTGGTTATATAAGAGCGTATTTGGCAAAAAGTGCGGAAGAAT is a window from the Chryseobacterium sp. T16E-39 genome containing:
- a CDS encoding M20/M25/M40 family metallo-hydrolase, with product MKKIIGTSLFLFSIILSGQSKEDSIQFNRISTEILNNGKGYEELRDLTKNIGKRLSGSEAYEKSVQWAAKELRDAGADKVWLQEVMIPVWERGKESLMIKTITGKTKNLKMLSLGNSEGTNGKDVTGEIIMVKSLEEYDRLPAEKVKNKIVFFNHPFDQSYVQTFIAYREAGAYRRSAASLAAKKGGKFAIIRSLSSALDDVPHTGGMKYEDNVTQVPAVCIGNTTADDLEQLLKTQKVTATLNSHCGMKGEKLSHSVIGEITGNKDQSVIVVGGHLDSWDVGEGAHDDGAGIVQSIEVLRTFKKLGIKNNHTIRAVCFANEENGTKGGKQYGKTAKDTNEKHLFAIESDAGGFSPRGISLEMDDTKRKEIQSWVNLFIPYGVYNFDGKYSGSDIAPLHEMGVPAAELVPDPQRYFDIHHTEEDTFEKVNRRELLLGSAVMTQLIYMIDKNW
- the serC gene encoding 3-phosphoserine/phosphohydroxythreonine transaminase, which encodes MSKKHNFSAGPCILPEEVFQKSAEAILDFNGIGLSILEISHRSKDFVAVMDEARAIVKRLMNLGDDYEVLYLGGGASLQFAMVPYNLMKVGGKAAYLDTGTWAAGAIKEAKKVGTVDVLGSSKDENYSFIPKDYTVSSDYDYFHCTSNNTIYGTQMKSFPEVDTLMVCDMSSDIFSRQLDFSKFDLIYAGAQKNMGPAGVTLVVVKKDILGKTGRENMPSYFDYEQHINKESMYNTPPVFPVYASLLTLQYLEKNGGIAAAEQRNEAKAKLLYDEIDNNPLFETFCVKEDRSLMNVSFKLLDESKKEAFDNAWKAAGINGLNGHRSLGGYRASLYNALPIESVQVLVDVMKSIK
- a CDS encoding M28 family peptidase, with the translated sequence MKKIFIIILPLFLSGFLFSQKKTQKKPQKKLTTAKFNYHDEFKEISDEILTNGTAYENLEELTKGIGSRFSATAGYAKATEWAEKKLKEAGAENIWKQEVKVPVWVRGRESLQIKTGNGEWKNIRMLSFGNSEGTGGKDMTADILLVKDIPELNTLTSSQVKDKIIFVNSPIDQKIINTVDSYLITAKSKLLSASVIGKKGAKGLIIRSMTTASDDIPHAKMIYYEPDDKAKIPAITIGVKSANELEKLLKKQSVKARLNMSAESKGEAINHNVIGEIPGKKDAKVIVLGAQLDSWDFAEGAHDDGTGVVQCLEVLRAIKALDINNNHTIRVVLYANSENGGQGREGYAAYVKKKDEKHIFALGTDSGGYSPRGFSLDMAPQRRRLIFEWKNYFLPYGVYDFDQTYAIQDISPLKKLDIPLAELVVDTQRYFDYHHSTEDTFDKVNKRELLLGAIAMTQMIFMIDKNW
- a CDS encoding 4Fe-4S dicluster domain-containing protein, which translates into the protein MAIKITDECINCGACEPECPNTAIYEGAVDWKASEGTELNGTVTLPSGLTVDADAPQEPVSDDVYFIVTDKCTECKGFHEEPQCAAVCPVDCCVPDEDHVESEEALLNKKAFLHGE
- a CDS encoding D-2-hydroxyacid dehydrogenase is translated as MKVLANDGISKAGELALKEAGIEILNNRVAQDHVINFINENNVDVLLVRSATKVKQDLIDACPGLKIIGRGGIGMDNIDVEYAKSKGIQVINTPTASSKSVAELVFAHFFSLARFLHESNRLMPLEGDTHFDAMKKSFSNAYELSGKTLGVIGFGSIGQEVVKMGIALGMKVKVLTRKPKTKVLSLSFFDGQTLNFEITSTNDADSFYKDTDFISINTPKTNEYIIDTDQFEKMKDGVYIVNTARGGVINEVSLLDFIESGKVAGAALDVFENEPSPELILLMNPSLSLSPHIGGNTVDAQEKIGVELAEQIIKLQKETIK
- a CDS encoding DUF1015 domain-containing protein, producing the protein MPVFKPFRGIRPHKDLEQTFPTHPLDNFTQEEIAEKAQVENTYINMIKPYVVSKSKDIDRNLRKIRSTFEELMDEKKLVQDSSAYYLYEQIYPNKQVFRGLLGLTSLEDFWNGKIKRHESTIPQKKEKLAHYLEKVNLQAEPVLLTYPANSKVELLMNHEEKNVPIFNHTDSKGIRHKIWRIDNRLKLQQFKEVIEQIDSFYIADGHHRIGSTALNAKHQKDKNKRHNGTEAYNFVFSFIVSNQSIKIHDYNRVVTDINDLSTADFLKKLEHYFLIHEKDETAYYPSQKFHISMYLDGKFYSLHVKHDLRSQEMSLDNLDHHLLDKYIFKDILNIEDPDSSDKISYIKGTSNLEGINILKEKIDSGEGRVGFGIYPVSFNDMIKISDLKLSMPPKCTFIEPKLVTALLMYDMKP
- a CDS encoding M28 family peptidase, producing MKKIATTSLLLLSMALFGQVKEDSIQFSTISKEILNNGKGYTDLRDLTKNIGHRLSGSPAYEKAVQWAAQKLRDAGADKVWLQEVMIPVWERGKESLKITANSGRWKTLKMLSLGNSEGTGGKDVSGEVIMVKSMEEYDKLPAEKVKGKIVFFNYPFSQSFIETFRGYGDAAKYRVTAAALTAKKGGKFAIIRSLSSAFDDIPHTGAMRYEDKIDKIPAVAIGNTTADELEQLLKTQKVLATLNSNCGMKGEKASHSVIGEITGKKDKSLIVVGGHLDSWDVGEGAHDDGAGIVQSIEVLRTFKKLGIQNNHTIRVVCFANEENGLKGGLQYGKIAKESNEKHLFAIESDAGGFSPRGIAMEMDDAKRNQIKSWAPLFIPYGVYNFEGKYSGADISPLQAMGVPTAELSPDSQRYFDIHHTNEDTFEKVNRRELLLGAMTMTQLIYMIDKNW